A genomic stretch from Gopherus flavomarginatus isolate rGopFla2 chromosome 3, rGopFla2.mat.asm, whole genome shotgun sequence includes:
- the SOWAHB gene encoding ankyrin repeat domain-containing protein SOWAHB, translating into MARELSQEALLDFLCQAGGRVTNAALLGHFKRFLRDPAPAGQVQQRREQFKSLVNSVATVQQEAGGGPKYVVLRKRYRDLLGEELGPPAAEPPPGPGRCQGQGLAGASPGKEAAPPAAQPGSGAGSPGGQGSGARCAARAHARLQEQQRPAPPGRLPRDHPRGCPGGAGRGAPGLPQANSGRQGAEPPPAPAWAAGGQGHPPERCAPCPELRRAALRALPGAPCAPAGLQQQWIQEWVERSRDAGQAARDSCSAPRSPDGTCPGPARPLPEAGWRCPPPIFMSIRCQLALQDLEDFVEQASPGSEEGSGGGTGSEGSESLQEARDRGASPAGGAGEVPRDPGAQDSRCQQLSNGAPSNRSQRRANRQVVEVNGTAPCTRYSFRSKSAPGSSRVSSSEDELRDQDQGRRGRRPRRSRKMAKGAILAFPGVDTPITFQYLGSVQRQICRPTEETLPVPQMSLDPRPSSVPLDPREHNWIVMVAAGSWVQVRALFLEDPQLALQRDFISGYTALHWIAKHGASQVLQDLVSGAEKAGTPLDVNVKSSCGYTPLHLAAIHGHQRIMKLLIQKLNSKVHVRDSSGKRPWQYLSSSTSGEMWQLLGAPKGKTIFPTQPLVKHSSPPRKAKSQEVARSISRKTSLAACLKPKHMKWKMANKYPALREQEEYSD; encoded by the coding sequence ATGGCCAGGGAGCTGAGCCAGGAGGCGCTGCTGGATTTCCTCTGCCAGGCTGGGGGGCGAGTGACCAACGCCGCCTTGCTAGGGCACTTCAAGCGCTTCCTGCGGGACCCCGCGCCGGCCGGGCAGGTGCAGCAGCGCCGGGAGCAGTTCAAGAGCCTGGTGAACTCGGTGGCCACGGTGCAGCAGGAGGCGGGCGGCGGCCCCAAGTACGTGGTGCTGAGGAAAAGGTACCGGGACCTGCTGGGCGAGGAGCTGGGGCCACCTGCCGCGGAGCCGCCCCCAGGGCCCGGGCggtgccaggggcagggcctcgccGGTGCGTCCCCAGGGAAGGAGGCGGCTCCTCCAGCCGCCCAGCCAGGGAGCGGAGCGGGCTCCCCGGGAGGCCAGGGCAGCGGGGCGCGCTGCGCTGCCCGGGCGCACGCCAGGCTCCAGGAGCAGCAGCGCCCGGCACCCCCCGGCCGCCTCCCCCGGGATCATCCCCGTGGCTGCCCGGGCGGAGCTGGCCGGGGGGCTCCCGGTCTCCCCCAGGCTAACTCCGGGAGGCAGGGAGCGGAGCCGCCTCCTGCCCCGGCTTGGGCCGCCGGCGGCCAGGGgcaccccccggagcgctgcgCCCCGTGCCCGGAGCTGCGCCGGGCTGCCCTGCGCGCCCTCCCCGGGGCGCCCTGCGCTCCCGCCGGGCTCCAGCAGCAGTGGATCCAGGAGTGGGTGGAGAGGAGCCGGGATGCGGGGCAGGCGGCCCGGGACAGCTGCTCCGCTCCTCGCTCGCCCGACGGCACCTGccctggcccggcccggccgctCCCCGAGGCTGGCTGGAGATGCCCCCCGCCCATCTTCATGAGCATCCGGTGCCAGCTGGCCCTGCAGGACCTGGAGGACTTCGTGGAGCAGGCGAGCCCCGGGAGCGAAGAGGGTAGTGGGGGTGGCACCGGCAGCGAGGGGAGCGAGTCTCTGCAGGAGGCGAGGGACAGGGGTGCCAGCCCCGCTGGGGGAGCAGGTGAAGTGCCCAGGGACCCAGGGGCGCAAGACTCACGCTGCCAGCAGCTCAGCAATGGGGCACCCAGCAACCGCAGCCAGCGCAGAGCCAACCGGCAGGTGGTGGAGGTGAATGGTACCGCGCCCTGCACCCGCTACTCCTTCAGGAGCAAGAGCGCCCCTGGGAGCAGCAGGGTGTCCTCCTCCGAGGATGAGCTGAGGGACCAGGACCAGGGGAGGAGAGGCCGGCGCCCACGGAGGTCCAGGAAGATGGCCAAGGGGGCAATATTGGCTTTCCCAGGTGTGGACACTCCCATCACTTTCCAGTACTTGGGCTCTGTGCAAAGACAGATTTGTAGGCCCACAGAGGAGACGCTGCCAGTTCCCCAGATGTCTCTGGACCCCAGGCCCTCCTCCGTGCCCCTAGACCCCAGGGAACACAACTGGATTGTCATGGTGGCTGCTGGCTCCTGGGTGCAGGTCCGGGCGCTCTTCCTGGAAGATCCCCAGCTTGCTTTGCAGAGGGACTTTATCTCGGGCTACACCGCCCTTCACTGGATTGCCAAACATGGAGCCAGCCAAGTGCTCCAGGACTTGGTCAGCGGGGCTGAGAAAGCGGGCACCCCCCTGGATGTGAATGTGAAATCCAGCTGTGGCTACACCCCATTGCACCTAGCGGCCATCCATGGACACCAGAGGATCATGAAGCTGCTGATCCAGAAACTGAACTCCAAGGTCCATGTGCGGGACAGCAGTGGGAAGAGGCCTTGGCAATACCTGAGCAGCTCAACCTCTGGAGAAATGTGGCAGCTGCTAGGCGCTCCGAAGGGCAAGACaatcttccctacccagcccttaGTCAAACACTCCTCACCCCCCAGAAAGGCCAAGAGCCAGGAGGTGGCCAGGAGCATCAGCAGGAAAACTTCCCTTGCGGCCTGCCTGAAACCAAAGCACATGAAATGGAAAATGGCTAACAAGTACCCTGCCCTGAGGGAACAGGAGGAGTATAGCGACTGA